Proteins from a single region of Chloroflexota bacterium:
- a CDS encoding aldehyde ferredoxin oxidoreductase family protein: MAKKNSYAGKILRVDLSTGAITTQELGPEYTDLFLGGRGIASKILYEEVPPEVEPFDPANRLIFSPGALIGTGVPAASRTTVAARSPLTNMHGDGHSGASWGAELKRAGYDVLIFQGKAERPVYLYVDNDTVEIRDASHLRGQFTSAVHSWARTTFGADVCTVSIGPAGENLVRLAGVYHNGADKGVSARCGLGAVMGSKNLKAIVTRGTGDIGVADIAALKAAYKDYLDTIAVDPYVPPATKYGTCRFMGHRVKFGIHGAENWRYGAYHWETLDPEIFRSDYQVKAGACLACPVRCRRDYRVRTGPYAGVTAKLEWETIARSMTCGVTNPEAVIAWSNQCNHYGLDTEGTGDTIAFAMECFENGILTEKETEGLRLEFGNEAAWLELTRRIALRQGELANILAEGTKRAAAKIGRGSERFAMHVKGGEMTAGDPRGMPVRAVSYATSTRGSDHLRSNPYIEEIMRPEEALQWFGSEEAADIKQGVRGKGRMLKFSEDFVTIGDILGLCKFAYYRSATFPYLYRKGVHLATRFYNACTGRNLSEEEMLMAGERTFNVEKAYNTRCGATRADDVIPRRFFEEPLLGGGPSGGAVVDLEKFDAILDEYYEDRRWDPDTGLPTRAGLERLGLNAIADDLEARGKLPVSDCGKVE; encoded by the coding sequence ATGGCGAAGAAGAACTCGTATGCGGGCAAGATTCTGCGGGTGGATTTGAGCACCGGAGCCATTACGACGCAGGAACTGGGCCCCGAATATACGGATTTGTTCCTGGGGGGGCGCGGCATCGCGTCCAAGATTCTCTACGAGGAGGTTCCACCCGAGGTGGAGCCTTTTGACCCCGCGAACAGGCTGATTTTCTCACCCGGCGCCCTCATCGGGACGGGGGTGCCCGCGGCCAGTCGCACGACGGTTGCCGCGCGGTCGCCGCTGACGAACATGCACGGCGATGGCCACTCGGGCGCGTCATGGGGGGCGGAACTCAAGCGCGCGGGGTACGACGTGCTCATCTTCCAGGGCAAGGCCGAGAGGCCGGTGTACCTGTATGTTGACAACGACACGGTTGAGATTCGCGACGCGAGCCACCTGCGGGGTCAGTTCACGTCGGCGGTGCACAGTTGGGCGCGCACGACCTTCGGCGCCGATGTGTGCACAGTGAGCATCGGCCCGGCAGGCGAGAACCTGGTGCGGCTGGCCGGCGTGTACCACAACGGGGCCGACAAGGGCGTGAGCGCGCGGTGCGGCCTTGGTGCCGTGATGGGCTCCAAGAACCTGAAGGCCATCGTAACACGGGGCACCGGCGACATCGGCGTGGCCGACATCGCGGCGCTGAAGGCGGCGTACAAGGACTACCTGGATACCATCGCCGTGGACCCCTACGTGCCGCCGGCGACGAAGTACGGGACGTGCCGCTTCATGGGCCACCGCGTGAAGTTCGGTATCCACGGCGCGGAGAACTGGCGCTACGGCGCGTATCATTGGGAGACGCTGGATCCGGAGATTTTCCGCTCGGACTATCAGGTCAAGGCGGGGGCGTGCCTGGCGTGCCCGGTGCGCTGCCGCCGCGACTATCGGGTGCGCACAGGTCCCTACGCGGGCGTTACGGCCAAACTGGAATGGGAGACCATCGCCCGCTCCATGACGTGCGGCGTTACGAACCCAGAGGCGGTCATCGCCTGGTCCAATCAGTGCAACCACTACGGCCTGGACACCGAAGGCACGGGCGATACCATTGCCTTCGCCATGGAGTGCTTTGAAAACGGGATCTTGACCGAGAAGGAGACCGAGGGTCTCAGGCTGGAGTTTGGCAACGAGGCGGCCTGGCTGGAACTGACGCGGCGGATCGCGCTGCGGCAGGGCGAATTGGCCAACATTCTGGCGGAGGGCACCAAGCGGGCGGCGGCCAAGATCGGGCGGGGCAGCGAGCGTTTCGCCATGCACGTGAAGGGCGGCGAGATGACGGCAGGCGACCCGCGCGGGATGCCGGTTCGGGCGGTGTCCTACGCCACATCCACGCGCGGGAGCGATCACCTGCGCTCCAACCCGTACATTGAGGAGATCATGCGGCCCGAAGAGGCGCTCCAGTGGTTCGGCTCCGAGGAGGCGGCCGACATCAAGCAAGGGGTGCGCGGCAAGGGCAGGATGCTGAAGTTCAGCGAAGACTTCGTTACCATCGGCGACATCTTGGGCCTGTGCAAGTTCGCGTACTACCGTTCGGCCACGTTCCCGTACCTGTACCGCAAGGGCGTGCACCTGGCCACGCGATTCTACAACGCCTGCACGGGGCGCAACCTGAGCGAAGAAGAGATGCTCATGGCGGGCGAGCGCACGTTCAACGTGGAGAAGGCGTACAACACGCGGTGCGGTGCGACCCGCGCCGACGACGTGATCCCGCGGCGCTTCTTTGAGGAGCCGCTGCTGGGCGGAGGCCCGAGCGGCGGGGCCGTCGTTGACTTGGAGAAGTTTGACGCCATCCTGGACGAGTACTATGAGGACCGTCGGTGGGATCCCGACACGGGGCTGCCCACCCGCGCGGGCCTGGAACGGCTGGGGCTGAACGCCATCGCCGACGACCTGGAAGCCCGCGGCAAACTTCCGGTATCGGACTGCGGCAAGGTTGAGTGA
- a CDS encoding MoaD/ThiS family protein, with the protein MSEQRRTVNLSVHLYPPLNGTAGQDRVQVALEAPATVGDVLDALVARYGAEMRRYLYDASGHVVPAWTAFVGDAPVQLNRDEALRTPVGDGDEIALILNLAGG; encoded by the coding sequence TTGAGTGAGCAGCGACGCACGGTAAACCTGTCGGTTCACCTGTACCCGCCGCTCAACGGCACGGCGGGGCAGGATCGGGTGCAAGTTGCGCTGGAGGCGCCCGCGACGGTGGGCGATGTGCTGGACGCCCTGGTGGCGCGGTACGGGGCCGAGATGCGGCGCTACCTGTATGACGCGAGCGGGCACGTCGTACCGGCGTGGACGGCTTTCGTGGGCGATGCGCCGGTCCAGTTGAATCGCGACGAGGCGCTTCGGACGCCGGTTGGCGATGGGGACGAAATCGCGCTGATTCTGAACCTGGCCGGCGGATAA
- a CDS encoding 4Fe-4S dicluster domain-containing protein, translated as MAKKKRIVYTNRPWEATGICSGCHLCELYCSLQHVGAFNPYRARIRVAELSTGVDVPVTCQQCQDPACQAACKFDAIVLNKKLQIVVVDEAKCTSCGACVGACPYGIITLDPVTNKAIKCDLCGGESPACVDICPSHVLDALTDEEVSEHNRLRFAALLAASDELRRNTPSGEGPVLKRLEKRG; from the coding sequence ATGGCAAAGAAGAAGCGGATTGTTTATACCAATCGCCCGTGGGAGGCGACGGGGATTTGCAGCGGGTGTCATCTGTGCGAATTGTACTGCTCTCTTCAGCACGTTGGGGCTTTCAACCCCTACCGGGCGCGGATTCGGGTTGCTGAACTGTCCACCGGCGTGGATGTGCCGGTTACCTGCCAGCAGTGCCAGGATCCCGCCTGCCAGGCGGCTTGCAAATTTGACGCCATCGTGCTGAACAAGAAACTGCAGATCGTCGTCGTGGACGAGGCGAAATGCACCTCGTGCGGGGCGTGCGTGGGGGCCTGCCCCTATGGCATCATCACGCTGGATCCGGTTACGAACAAGGCGATCAAGTGCGACCTGTGCGGCGGGGAATCGCCGGCATGTGTGGACATCTGTCCGTCGCATGTGCTGGACGCGCTGACCGACGAGGAGGTATCCGAGCACAATCGCCTGCGCTTTGCGGCGCTGCTGGCCGCGAGCGACGAGTTGCGACGCAACACCCCCAGCGGCGAGGGGCCAGTCCTGAAACGACTTGAGAAGAGGGGGTAG